One Euphorbia lathyris chromosome 1, ddEupLath1.1, whole genome shotgun sequence DNA segment encodes these proteins:
- the LOC136231901 gene encoding pectate lyase-like, which translates to MEIGKGITALLLCALFGINILSLDAKIVDFDEYWQKRAKASVQAAEQAYEPDPEALTDRFNKQVQQSLGGSNSTRRKLGKNKGPCKATNPIDRCWRCDKNWARDRKKLADCVMGFGRMTTGGKAGAYYVVTDPSDNDLVNPKPGTLRYAVIQDRPLWIIFARSMLIKLNAELMINSDKTIDARGANVHVCFGAQITIQFVRNVIIHGLHIHDIKKASGGLIRDSEKHFGFRSESDGDGVSIYGSNNVWLDHLSMSNCYDGIIDAIEGSTAITISNCHFTKQNDVMLFGASGTSTKDSIMQITLAFNHFGKGLIQRMPRVRFGFTHVVNNDYTYWEMYAIGGSNGPTILSQGNRYLAPPNIRCKEVTKRTAFESESEWKLWRWVSEGDLLLNGAFFVESGIQKIKKAKQDMIRAKPGTYAGRLTRFSGALNCVTHKPC; encoded by the exons ATGGAAATTGGGAAGGGCATAACCGCGTTGCTTTTGTGTGCATTATTTGGCATCAACATTCTAAGCTTGGACGCCAAAATTGTCGATTTTGACGAGTACTGGCAGAAACGAGCCAAAGCGTCTGTGCAAGCTGCTGAACAAGCCTACGAACCAGATCCTGAGGCACTCACTGACCGCTTCAACAAGCAAGTTCAGCA GTCGTTAGGGGGTTCCAATAGCACAAGGAGGAAGCTAGGGAAAAACAAAGGGCCATGCAAAGCCACAAACCCAATAGACCGATGCTGGAGATGCGACAAAAACTGGGCCAGAGACCGGAAGAAGCTAGCCGATTGCGTGATGGGGTTCGGGCGTATGACAACAGGCGGTAAAGCAGGAGCGTATTATGTGGTGACAGACCCATCGGACAATGACTTGGTGAACCCCAAACCCGGAACACTGCGTTATGCAGTAATCCAAGACAGACCACTTTGGATTATATTTGCCCGGAGCATGCTGATTAAGTTGAATGCAGAGCTAATGATAAACTCAGATAAAACCATAGATGCACGTGGTGCTAATGTACATGTTTGTTTTGGTGCTCAGATTACAATTCAGTTTGTTAGAAATGTAATTATCCATGGCCTCCACATTCATGATATTAAAAAAGCTAGTGGTGGCCTTATAAGAGACTCCGAGAAACACTTCGGGTTTCGATCGGAAAGCGATGGTGACGGCGTATCCATTTATGGATCTAATAATGTTTGGCTTGATCATCTCTCCATGTCTAATTGCTACGATGGCATTATTGATGCTATAGAGGGATCTACTGCTATCACTATCTCAAATTGTCATTTCACTAAACAAAATGAT GTGATGCTGTTCGGAGCAAGTGGGACGTCAACGAAAGATTCAATAATGCAAATAACATTGGCCTTTAATCATTTTGGAAAAGGATTAATACAAAGAATGCCAAGGGTTCGATTCGGGTTTACTCATGTGGTAAATAACGACTATACATACTGGGAGATGTATGCTATTGGAGGAAGCAACGGTCCTACTATCCTTAGCCAGGGCAACCGCTATCTTGCACCGCCTAATATACGATGCAAAGAGGTGACAAAGAGGACGGCCTTTGAATCTGAAAGTGAGTGGAAATTGTGGAGATGGGTATCAGAGGGAGATCTGTTGTTGAATGGAGCCTTCTTTGTAGAATCTGGGATTCAGAAGATTAAGAAAGCAAAGCAGGATATGATTCGTGCAAAGCCAGGGACATATGCTGGCAGGCTTACACGCTTTTCCGGTGCTCTTAATTGCGTAACACACAAACCTTGTTAG
- the LOC136231893 gene encoding isochorismate synthase 2, chloroplastic-like, producing the protein MAARHCLARFMDVEFSGQTRQSLHLLNHHHQHRYESCSVSMSMSMNGWEVEPRIPIGTIETRTFKKVATPASAMETLNLALDHLKANPPLFSSGVIRLQVPIQQQIRAIYWLHAQHQLLPRCFFSGRTPKNGGNDLFADFTNGNNSHNLVSVAGVGSAVLFTHTSPFSYDDWKSIKRFLSAKCPLIRAYGAIRFDARANVSSEWEPFGSFYFFVPQVEFDELEGSSMLAATIAWDDSLSWTWEHAIHSLLHTMSQISSSIVKLSQEVTTTFILSNDHSPSKAYWDLAVKRALQIISGSSSPLIKVVLARSSKVVTATDIDPIAWLACLQNEGENAYQFCLQPPNAPAFIGNTPEQLYHRKCLGVSSEALAGTRARGRSKVLDLQMELDLLSSPKDHLEFTIVRDSIKRKLEVVCNRIMIEPNKAIRKFPRVQHLYAQLAGKLRSEDDEFEILSSLHPTPAVCGFPTEEARLLIAETEVFDRGMYAGPVGWFGGGESEFAVGIRSALVEKGLGALIYAGTGIVEGSNPSSEWDELELKTSQFTKLLKLEVPSRQKLEKLGIIK; encoded by the exons ATGGCGGCCAGGCATTGCCTAGCACGTTTCATGGACGTAGAATTCTCTGGCCAAACCAGGCAATCACTTCATCTTCTCAACCATCACCATCAGCAT AGATATGAGTCATGTTCAGTATCCATGTCAATGTCCATGAATGGATGGGAAGTTGAGCCGAGAATTCCGATTGGAACCATTGAAACTCGAACATTTAAAAAAGTAGCAACCCCAGCATCGGCCATGGAAACTCTCAATTTGGCACTTGATCATTTGAAAGCTAATCCACCACTCTTCTCTTCTGGTGTTATACGTCTTCAG GTGCCAATCCAACAACAAATTCGAGCAATTTATTGGCTTCATGCTCAACACCAGCTTCTTCCACGCTGCTTCTTCTCTGGTAGAACCCCCAAAAATGGTGGAAATGATCTTTTCGCTGATTTCACCAATGGCAATAATTCCCATAATTTGGTTAGTGTGGCCGGTGTGGGCTCTGCTGTCCTCTTTACTCATACTAGTCCCTTCTCCTACGATGACTGGAAATCTATCAAGAG ATTCCTTTCCGCCAAATGTCCTCTGATTCGTGCTTATGGTGCAATTCGATTTGATGCAAGGGCTAATGTATCATCAGAATGGGAGCCTTTTGGTTCATTTTACTTCTTTGTTCCCCAG GTTGAGTTTGATGAGCTTGAAGGAAGTTCAATGCTTGCTGCAACTATTGCTTGGGACGATTCTCTCTCATGGACTTGGGAACATGCCATTCATTCACTTCTGCATACCATGAGTCAG ATTTCTTCTTCCATTGTCAAATTAAGCCAAGAAGTTACAACAACCTTCATTTTAAGCAATGATCACAGTCCCAGTAAGGCTTACTGGGATCTTGCTGTGAAGAGAGCTTTGCAGATAATCAGCGGAAGCAGCTCACCTCTCATTAAG GTAGTACTTGCACGTAGCAGCAAAGTTGTGACTGCTACTGACATTGATCCTATAGCATGGTTGGCTTGTTTACag AATGAAGGAGAAAATGCTTATCAATTTTGTCTTCAGCCACCAAATGCTCCAGCATTTATTGGGAACACG CCAGAGCAACTATATCACAGAAAATGTCTAGGAGTTAGTAGTGAGGCATTGGCGGGAACCCGTGCCAGAGGTAGATCGAAGGTTCTAGATCTTCAAATGGAACTCGATTTACTTTCCAG TCCAAAGGACCATCTCGAGTTCACAATTGTACGAGACagcataaaaagaaaattagag GTAGTATGTAACAGAATAATGATTGAACCAAACAAAGCAATACGAAAATTCCCAAGAGTTCAACATTTGTATGCCCAGTTGGCAGGGAAACTAAGAAGCGAAGATGATGAG TTTGAAATCTTGTCTTCTCTTCACCCAACTCCAGCAGTTTGTGGATTCCCAACAGAAGAGGCACGACTTTTAATTGCAGAAACTG AAGTATTTGATAGAGGTATGTATGCTGGGCCTGTTGGTTGGTTTGGAGGAGGAGAGAGTGAGTTTGCTGTTGGCATCAGATCAGCATTAGTAGAAAAG GGCCTTGGTGCATTGATATATGCTGGGACGGGGATTGTAGAAGGAAGCAATCCATCATCAGAATGGGATGAACTAGAACTGAAAACATCACAG TTCACCAAGTTGCTTAAACTTGAGGTACCCTCTAGACAAAAACTTGAAAAATTGGGGATAATCAAATGA
- the LOC136200871 gene encoding 22.0 kDa heat shock protein-like, with product MAYVGGRRRVAESSTGSVKEFVPYAAWTEDSLNHFLLVDLPEFKKEEVKLQVEKSGEITISGKRLVNDNNYLYFEKTYKAPSNSDLEKVTGKFEGEILYVNVPKQAQDEVSEKKILESPENKKEDEKIIRGNIQEKIINKEEMMEKLSNEEEEEEGSKREKSSMLQRAIFMVKKNSHILVTAALAFTLGVLVSRKIETCPPPPPQQD from the exons ATGGCTTATGTTGGAGGAAGAAGGAGAGTTGCAGAAAGCAGTACAGGCTCTGTTAAGGAGTTTGTACCTTATGCAGCTTGGACTGAGGATTCACTTAACCATTTTCTCCTTGTTGATCTTCCTG AAtttaaaaaggaggaagtgaagCTTCAAGTTGAAAAATCAGGTGAAATAACAATAAGCGGAAAAAGGCTAGTGAATGAcaacaattatttatatttcgaGAAGACATATAAAGCTCCATCAAATTCAGATTTAGAAAAAGTTACTGGTAAATTTGAAGGTGAGATTCTTTATGTAAATGTCCCAAAGCAAGCACAGGATGAAGTTTCAGAGAAGAAAATATTAGAATCTCCGGAAAACAAGAAAGAAGATGAGAAAATAATAAGAGGAAATATACAAGAgaagataataaataaggaggagATGATGGAGAAATTAAgtaatgaagaagaagaagaagaaggttcTAAAAGGGAGAAAAGTTCCATGTTGCAAAGAGCAATATTTATGGTAAAAAAGAATAGCCATATTTTGGTAACAGCAGCTTTGGCATTTACTTTGGGGGTTTTGGTGTCTCGTAAAATTGAAACTtgtcctcctcctcctccacaACAAGATTGA